From one Mycobacterium colombiense CECT 3035 genomic stretch:
- a CDS encoding cytochrome P450 has product MAPPNIPADFDFLDPDINLAGLPVEELAQLRKAEPIHWVDIPNGAGGFEDHGYWIVTKHADVKEVSKRSDVFSSWMNGAIPTWPPEMKREQVELQRSVMLNMDAPHHTRLRKIISRGFTPRAIGRLEAELAQRAQNIAATAAKEGSGDFVEQVSCELPLQAIAGLLGVPQEDRDKLFRWSNEMTGGTDPEYAHVDPAQSSVELITYAMAMAEERGKNPTDDIVTTLIEADIDGEKLSDDEFGFFVVMLAVAGNETTRNSITHGMIAMANNPDQWELFKKERPVTTADEIIRWATPVSAFQRTANEDTELSGVQIKKGQRVVMSYRSANFDEEVFEDPHTFNILRDPNPHVGFGGTGAHYCIGANLARMTINLIFNAVADHMPDLKPIGEPERLRSGWLNGIKHWQVDYAGQPAVTS; this is encoded by the coding sequence ATGGCACCCCCCAACATTCCCGCCGACTTCGACTTTCTCGACCCCGACATCAACCTCGCCGGGCTGCCCGTCGAGGAGCTCGCCCAGCTGCGTAAGGCAGAGCCGATCCACTGGGTCGACATCCCGAATGGTGCGGGCGGGTTCGAGGACCACGGGTATTGGATCGTCACCAAGCACGCCGACGTCAAGGAGGTGTCGAAGCGCAGCGACGTCTTCTCCAGCTGGATGAACGGCGCCATCCCGACCTGGCCGCCGGAGATGAAGCGTGAGCAGGTCGAGCTGCAGCGCAGCGTCATGCTCAACATGGACGCCCCGCACCACACCCGGCTGCGCAAGATCATCTCGCGCGGGTTCACGCCGCGGGCCATCGGACGGCTGGAGGCCGAGCTGGCGCAGCGCGCCCAGAACATCGCCGCGACCGCCGCGAAAGAGGGCAGCGGTGACTTCGTCGAACAGGTGTCGTGCGAGCTGCCCCTGCAGGCCATCGCGGGTCTGCTGGGCGTTCCGCAGGAGGATCGCGACAAGCTCTTCCGCTGGTCCAACGAGATGACCGGTGGCACCGACCCCGAGTACGCCCACGTCGACCCCGCCCAGTCGTCGGTGGAGCTCATCACCTACGCCATGGCGATGGCTGAGGAGCGGGGCAAGAACCCCACCGACGACATCGTCACCACGCTCATCGAGGCCGACATCGACGGCGAAAAGCTCTCCGACGACGAGTTCGGCTTCTTCGTGGTCATGCTGGCGGTGGCCGGCAACGAGACCACGCGGAACTCGATCACCCACGGCATGATCGCGATGGCGAACAACCCCGATCAGTGGGAGCTCTTCAAGAAGGAGCGCCCGGTGACCACGGCCGACGAGATCATCCGTTGGGCCACACCGGTTTCGGCCTTCCAGCGCACCGCCAACGAGGACACCGAGTTGAGCGGCGTGCAGATCAAGAAGGGCCAGCGGGTGGTGATGTCGTACCGGTCGGCCAACTTCGACGAAGAAGTCTTCGAAGACCCGCACACCTTCAACATCCTGCGCGACCCGAACCCGCACGTCGGTTTCGGCGGCACCGGGGCCCACTACTGCATCGGCGCGAACCTCGCCCGCATGACGATCAACCTGATCTTCAACGCGGTCGCCGATCACATGCCGGATCTCAAGCCGATCGGCGAGCCCGAGCGGCTGCGATCGGGCTGGCTCAACGGCATCAAGCACTGGCAGGTCGACTACGCCGGCCAGCCCGCGGTGACGTCCTGA
- a CDS encoding steroid 3-ketoacyl-CoA thiolase, whose product MGNPVIVEATRSPIGKRNGWLSGLHATELLGAVQKALVEKAGIDAGDVEQVIGGCVTQYGEQSNNISRVSWLVAGLPDHVGAMTVDCQCGSGQQANGLVAGLIAAGAIDIGIACGIEAMSRVGLGANAGPDRTILRPASWDIDLPDQFTAAERIAKRRGITREDIDEFGLASQTKAKQAWEEGRFDREISPIEAPALDENKQPTSERVTISRDQGLRDTTLSGLSSLKPVIEGGIHTAGTSSQISDGAAAVLWMDEDKAKALGLRPRARIVSQALVGAEPYYHLDGPVQSTAKVLEKAGMKMGDIDITEINEAFASVVLSWARVHDPDMAKVNVNGGAIALGHPVGSTGSRLITTALHELERTDQTTALITMCAGGALSTGTIIERI is encoded by the coding sequence ATGGGTAACCCTGTCATCGTTGAAGCCACTCGTAGCCCCATCGGTAAGCGGAACGGATGGCTGTCCGGCCTGCACGCCACCGAGCTGTTGGGTGCGGTCCAGAAGGCGCTGGTCGAGAAGGCCGGCATCGACGCCGGCGACGTCGAACAGGTCATCGGCGGCTGCGTCACACAGTACGGCGAGCAGTCGAACAACATCAGCCGGGTCAGCTGGCTGGTGGCCGGGCTGCCGGATCACGTCGGCGCCATGACCGTGGACTGCCAGTGCGGCAGCGGCCAGCAGGCCAACGGCCTGGTCGCCGGGCTGATCGCGGCCGGCGCGATCGACATCGGTATCGCGTGCGGCATCGAGGCCATGAGCCGCGTCGGGCTGGGCGCGAACGCCGGTCCGGACCGCACCATTCTGCGGCCCGCATCCTGGGACATCGACCTGCCCGACCAGTTCACCGCGGCCGAGCGGATCGCCAAGCGGCGCGGCATCACCCGTGAGGACATCGACGAGTTCGGCCTGGCGTCCCAGACCAAGGCCAAGCAGGCCTGGGAAGAGGGCCGCTTCGACCGCGAAATCTCCCCGATCGAGGCGCCGGCCCTCGACGAGAACAAGCAACCGACGTCCGAGCGCGTCACCATCAGCCGCGACCAGGGCCTGCGCGACACCACGCTGTCGGGCCTGAGCTCGCTCAAGCCGGTCATCGAGGGCGGAATCCACACGGCGGGGACGTCGTCGCAGATCTCCGACGGCGCGGCGGCGGTGCTGTGGATGGACGAGGACAAAGCCAAGGCGCTGGGCCTGCGGCCGCGGGCCCGCATCGTCAGCCAGGCGCTGGTCGGGGCCGAGCCGTACTACCACCTGGACGGTCCGGTGCAGTCGACGGCGAAGGTGCTGGAGAAGGCCGGGATGAAGATGGGCGACATCGACATCACCGAGATCAACGAGGCCTTCGCTTCGGTGGTGCTGTCGTGGGCCCGGGTGCACGACCCGGACATGGCCAAGGTCAACGTCAACGGCGGGGCCATCGCGCTGGGCCACCCGGTGGGCAGCACCGGCAGCCGGCTGATCACCACGGCGCTGCACGAGCTGGAACGCACGGACCAGACCACCGCGCTGATCACCATGTGCGCGGGCGGCGCCCTGTCCACCGGCACCATCATCGAGCGCATCTAG
- a CDS encoding nitroreductase family deazaflavin-dependent oxidoreductase, with product MPKPKPRSLNAPWVGFIIKWMAKGNTWIYKLSNGKFGGTFQKAPVALLTTTGRKTGEPRVSPLLYLREGNRVVLVASKGGSDKHPLWYLNLKADPKVSVQIKDEVLQLRARDATEAERAEYWPKLDAMYPSFDDYRAWTDRVIPIVICDP from the coding sequence ATGCCGAAACCGAAGCCACGTTCGCTCAACGCTCCCTGGGTGGGTTTCATCATCAAATGGATGGCCAAGGGCAACACGTGGATCTACAAGCTCAGCAACGGAAAGTTCGGCGGCACTTTCCAGAAGGCTCCGGTCGCGCTGCTCACCACTACCGGCCGCAAGACCGGTGAACCCCGGGTGAGCCCGCTGCTGTACCTGCGTGAGGGGAACCGGGTCGTTCTAGTCGCCTCGAAGGGCGGCAGTGACAAACACCCGTTGTGGTATCTCAACCTCAAAGCCGATCCGAAAGTCTCCGTGCAGATCAAGGACGAGGTCCTGCAGCTGCGGGCCCGCGATGCCACCGAGGCGGAACGCGCGGAGTACTGGCCGAAGCTGGACGCCATGTATCCCTCGTTCGACGACTACCGGGCCTGGACCGACCGGGTCATCCCGATCGTCATCTGCGACCCCTAA
- a CDS encoding nitroreductase family deazaflavin-dependent oxidoreductase, whose amino-acid sequence MSNGRWIRNSRPIALLLKYFARAHIWVYRRTNGKVGAKLLRFPAALLTTTGRKSDEPRTTATLYLRDGDRVILPASFGGRDEDPLWYLNLKENPDVRVQIRAQRLDLVARDATDAERERYWPRLTRMYPAYRKYRETADRVIPLVVCEPR is encoded by the coding sequence ATGTCCAACGGCCGCTGGATCCGCAACTCGCGCCCGATTGCGCTGCTGCTCAAGTATTTCGCGCGGGCCCACATCTGGGTGTACCGACGGACCAACGGCAAGGTCGGCGCCAAGCTGCTGCGCTTCCCGGCGGCCCTGCTGACCACCACCGGACGCAAGTCCGACGAGCCGCGGACCACCGCGACCCTCTACCTGCGCGACGGCGATCGGGTGATCCTGCCCGCGTCCTTCGGCGGGCGCGACGAGGATCCGCTGTGGTATCTCAACCTCAAAGAGAACCCCGACGTGCGGGTGCAGATCCGCGCCCAGCGCCTGGATCTGGTCGCCCGGGACGCGACCGACGCTGAGCGCGAACGGTATTGGCCACGATTGACGCGGATGTACCCGGCCTATCGCAAATACCGCGAGACCGCCGACCGGGTGATCCCGCTGGTGGTGTGCGAACCGCGCTAG
- a CDS encoding SDR family oxidoreductase: MGVVDGRVVIVTGAGGGIGRAHALAFAEEGARVVVNDIGVGLDGSPAGGGSAAQSVVDEITAAGGEAVADGSNVADWDQAASLIQTAVQTYGGLDVLVNNAGIVRDRMMANTSEEEFDAVIAVHLKGHFATMRHAASYWRGLSKEGKTVDARIINTSSGAGLQGSVGQGNYSAAKAGIAAMTLVAAAEMGRYGVTVNAIAPSARTRMTETVFAEMMATQDQEFDAMAPENVSPLVVWLGSAESRDVTGKVFEVEGGKIRVAEGWAHGPEIDKGARWDPAELGRVVADLLAKARRPVPVYGA, from the coding sequence ATGGGAGTGGTTGACGGCCGCGTCGTCATCGTCACCGGAGCGGGCGGCGGTATCGGTCGCGCGCATGCGCTGGCCTTCGCGGAAGAAGGCGCGCGTGTGGTGGTCAACGACATCGGGGTGGGCCTGGACGGCTCGCCGGCCGGCGGTGGCAGCGCCGCCCAGAGTGTGGTCGACGAAATCACCGCCGCCGGTGGTGAAGCCGTCGCCGACGGATCCAACGTCGCGGACTGGGACCAGGCGGCGAGCCTGATCCAGACCGCCGTCCAAACCTACGGCGGCCTGGACGTTTTGGTGAACAACGCCGGCATCGTGCGCGACAGGATGATGGCCAACACCAGCGAAGAGGAGTTCGACGCCGTCATCGCCGTGCACCTCAAGGGGCACTTCGCCACGATGCGCCACGCCGCGTCGTACTGGCGGGGACTGTCCAAGGAGGGCAAAACCGTTGACGCCCGGATCATCAACACCAGCTCGGGCGCCGGCCTGCAGGGCAGCGTCGGGCAGGGCAACTACAGCGCCGCCAAGGCCGGCATCGCGGCGATGACGTTGGTCGCCGCCGCCGAGATGGGACGCTACGGCGTCACCGTCAACGCCATCGCGCCCTCGGCCCGCACCCGCATGACCGAGACGGTGTTCGCCGAGATGATGGCGACGCAGGACCAGGAATTCGACGCCATGGCGCCGGAAAACGTTTCACCGCTGGTGGTTTGGCTGGGCAGCGCCGAATCGCGCGACGTCACCGGCAAGGTGTTCGAGGTCGAGGGCGGCAAGATCCGGGTCGCCGAGGGCTGGGCACACGGGCCGGAGATCGACAAGGGCGCGCGGTGGGATCCCGCGGAACTGGGGCGCGTCGTCGCCGATCTGCTCGCCAAGGCGCGCCGGCCCGTCCCGGTCTACGGCGCCTAG
- a CDS encoding SDR family oxidoreductase, whose product MTRAEACPPFGEGINLGLAGRVVLVTGGVRGVGAGISSVFAGQGATVVTCARRAVDGSPYEFHSCDVRDDDAVKGLVDTIVDRHGRLDVVVNNAGGSPYVLTAESSAKFNRKIIELNLLGALSVSQHANDHMQTQPQGGSIVNICSLSGRRPSPGTGAYGAAKAGLESLTQTLAVEWGPKVRVNACVVGMVETEQSELFYGDADSIAAISKNVPLGRLADPADIGWAAAFLASNLAAYISGASLEVHGGGEPPHYLATTNASAIK is encoded by the coding sequence GTGACTCGCGCCGAAGCATGCCCCCCATTTGGAGAAGGCATCAACCTGGGGCTGGCCGGGCGGGTGGTTCTCGTCACCGGCGGTGTTCGTGGGGTGGGTGCCGGCATCAGCTCCGTTTTCGCCGGGCAGGGCGCCACCGTCGTCACCTGCGCGCGACGGGCGGTCGACGGATCGCCCTACGAATTCCACTCGTGCGATGTCCGCGACGACGACGCCGTCAAGGGGTTGGTCGACACCATCGTGGACCGGCACGGGCGCCTCGATGTCGTCGTCAACAACGCCGGGGGATCGCCCTACGTGCTGACCGCGGAGTCCAGCGCCAAGTTCAACCGCAAGATCATCGAACTCAATCTTCTTGGTGCGCTGTCGGTTTCGCAGCACGCGAACGACCACATGCAAACCCAGCCGCAGGGCGGGTCGATCGTCAACATCTGCAGCCTGTCCGGACGCCGGCCGTCTCCGGGAACGGGCGCCTACGGCGCGGCCAAGGCCGGCCTGGAAAGTCTGACGCAGACCCTGGCGGTGGAGTGGGGCCCGAAGGTCCGGGTGAACGCCTGCGTGGTCGGCATGGTGGAGACCGAGCAGTCCGAACTGTTCTACGGCGATGCCGATTCCATCGCGGCGATCTCGAAGAATGTGCCGTTGGGCCGGCTGGCCGATCCCGCTGATATCGGTTGGGCCGCAGCCTTTCTGGCCTCCAACTTGGCGGCCTACATCAGCGGGGCCTCGTTGGAGGTGCACGGCGGCGGTGAGCCGCCGCACTATCTGGCCACCACGAACGCGAGCGCGATCAAGTAG
- the echA20 gene encoding (7aS)-7a-methyl-1,5-dioxo-2,3,5,6,7,7a-hexahydro-1H-indene-carboxyl-CoA hydrolase: MPITSTTTEPGIVAVTVDFPPVNAIPSRGWFELADTITAAGQDPNTHVVVLRAEGRGFNAGVDIKEMQRTEGFTALIDANRGCFAAFRAVYECAVPVVAAVNGFCVGGGIGLVGNSDVIVASDDATFGLPEVERGALGAATHLSRLVPQHMMRRLFFTAATVDAATLHHFGSVHEVVPRDELDEAALRVARDIAAKDTRVIRAAKEALNLIDVQRVNSSYRMEQGFTFELNLAGVSDEHRDAFAGTTKGEKS, encoded by the coding sequence TTGCCCATCACATCCACAACCACCGAACCGGGCATCGTCGCGGTCACCGTCGACTTCCCGCCCGTCAACGCCATCCCGTCGCGCGGCTGGTTCGAACTCGCCGACACCATCACCGCGGCCGGCCAAGACCCCAACACCCACGTGGTGGTCCTGCGCGCCGAGGGCCGCGGCTTCAACGCCGGGGTCGACATCAAGGAGATGCAGCGCACCGAGGGATTCACCGCGCTCATCGATGCCAACCGCGGCTGCTTCGCCGCGTTCCGCGCGGTCTACGAGTGCGCGGTGCCGGTCGTCGCCGCGGTCAACGGATTCTGCGTCGGCGGCGGCATCGGGCTGGTCGGCAACTCCGACGTCATCGTGGCCTCCGACGACGCCACCTTCGGGCTGCCGGAGGTGGAACGCGGCGCGCTCGGCGCGGCGACGCACCTGTCGCGGCTGGTTCCGCAACACATGATGCGGCGGCTCTTCTTCACCGCGGCCACCGTCGACGCCGCCACCCTGCACCACTTCGGTTCGGTGCACGAGGTGGTGCCGCGCGACGAGCTCGACGAGGCCGCCCTGCGGGTCGCGCGCGACATCGCCGCCAAGGACACCCGGGTCATCCGCGCGGCCAAGGAAGCGCTGAACCTGATCGACGTGCAACGAGTCAACTCGAGTTACCGCATGGAGCAAGGCTTTACGTTCGAACTCAACCTCGCCGGCGTTTCCGACGAGCACCGCGACGCGTTCGCCGGTACGACGAAGGGCGAGAAGTCTTGA
- the ipdA gene encoding cholesterol ring-cleaving hydrolase subunit IpdA codes for MSDKRTTLDEAVAQLRSGMTIGIGGWGSRRKPMAFVRALLRTDITDLTVVTYGGPDLGLLCSAGKVKRVYYGFVSLDSPPFYDPWFAKARANGAIEAREMDEGMLRCGLQAAAQRLPFLPIRAGLGSSVPDFWEGELQTVTSPYPAPGGGHETLIAMPALRLDAAFAHLNLGDAQGNAAYTGIDPYFDDLFLMAAEKRFLSVERVVSTQELVKAVPPQALLVNRMMVDGVVEAPGGAHFTTAAPDYGRDEKFQRHYAEAASTDEGWQRFVQTFLSGSEDDYQAAVRAFKEEASS; via the coding sequence TTGAGCGACAAGAGAACCACCCTCGACGAGGCCGTCGCGCAATTGCGCAGCGGCATGACCATCGGCATCGGCGGCTGGGGATCACGGCGCAAGCCGATGGCGTTCGTGCGCGCGCTGCTGCGCACCGACATCACCGACCTGACCGTGGTCACGTACGGCGGACCGGACCTGGGCCTGCTGTGCTCGGCCGGCAAGGTCAAGCGGGTCTACTACGGATTCGTCTCGCTGGACTCCCCGCCCTTCTACGACCCCTGGTTCGCCAAGGCCCGTGCCAACGGCGCGATCGAGGCCCGGGAGATGGACGAGGGCATGCTGCGCTGCGGGCTGCAGGCCGCCGCACAACGGTTGCCGTTCCTGCCGATCCGGGCCGGGCTGGGCAGCTCGGTGCCGGACTTCTGGGAGGGCGAGCTGCAGACGGTGACCAGCCCGTATCCCGCACCCGGCGGTGGGCACGAGACCCTGATCGCGATGCCGGCCCTGCGCCTGGACGCCGCGTTCGCGCATCTCAATCTCGGTGACGCGCAAGGTAATGCGGCCTACACCGGGATCGACCCGTACTTCGACGACCTGTTCCTGATGGCCGCCGAGAAGCGCTTCCTGTCGGTGGAACGCGTGGTGTCCACCCAGGAATTGGTCAAAGCGGTCCCCCCGCAGGCGCTGCTGGTGAACCGCATGATGGTCGACGGTGTGGTCGAGGCGCCGGGCGGCGCCCACTTCACCACCGCGGCACCGGATTACGGCCGCGACGAGAAGTTTCAGCGGCACTACGCCGAGGCGGCCTCGACGGACGAGGGCTGGCAGCGGTTCGTGCAGACCTTCCTGTCCGGCAGCGAGGACGACTATCAAGCGGCCGTGCGCGCGTTCAAAGAGGAGGCCTCGTCATGA
- the ipdB gene encoding cholesterol ring-cleaving hydrolase subunit IpdB: protein MITRSEICAVACAELFRDAGEIMVSPMTNMASVGARLARLTFSPDILLTDGEAQLLAETPALGASAPVEGWMPFSRVFETLAWGRRHVVMGANQVDRFGNQNISAFGPLQQPKRQMFGVRGAPGNAINHATSYWVGNHSKRVFCEKVDIVCGIGWNNVDPGNPAFRFANTYRVVSNLGVFDFGGPDRTMRVVSLHPGVAADEVAENTSFEVHGLDAAAETRLPTDDELRLIRKVIDPKALRDREIR from the coding sequence CTGATCACCCGATCCGAGATCTGCGCGGTCGCCTGCGCCGAATTGTTCCGGGACGCCGGCGAGATCATGGTCAGCCCGATGACCAACATGGCCTCGGTCGGCGCGCGGCTGGCCCGGTTGACCTTTTCACCGGACATCCTGCTCACCGACGGCGAGGCGCAGCTGCTGGCCGAGACCCCGGCTTTGGGCGCGTCCGCTCCCGTGGAGGGCTGGATGCCGTTCAGCCGGGTCTTCGAAACCCTGGCCTGGGGCCGGCGGCACGTGGTGATGGGCGCCAATCAGGTTGACCGCTTTGGCAATCAGAACATCTCGGCATTCGGCCCGCTGCAGCAGCCCAAGCGCCAAATGTTCGGTGTTCGGGGCGCGCCCGGCAACGCCATCAACCACGCCACCAGCTACTGGGTGGGCAACCACTCCAAGCGGGTGTTCTGCGAGAAGGTCGACATCGTCTGCGGAATCGGTTGGAACAACGTGGACCCCGGCAATCCGGCGTTCCGGTTCGCGAACACCTACCGGGTGGTGTCCAACCTCGGCGTGTTCGATTTCGGCGGCCCGGACCGCACCATGCGGGTGGTGTCCCTGCATCCCGGCGTCGCGGCCGACGAGGTCGCCGAGAACACCTCGTTCGAGGTGCACGGCCTGGACGCCGCTGCGGAGACCAGGCTGCCGACCGACGACGAGCTGCGCCTGATCCGCAAGGTCATCGACCCGAAGGCGCTGCGCGACAGAGAGATCCGCTGA
- the ipdC gene encoding (3aS,4S,5R,7aS)-5-hydroxy-7a-methyl-1-oxo-octahydro-1H-indene-4-carboxyl-CoA dehydrogenase, whose translation MRLRTPLTELVGVEHPVVQTGMGWVAGARLVSATANAGGLGILASATMTLDELATAIAKVKASTDKPFGVNIRADAADAGDRVDLMIREGVKVASFALAPKQELIARLKDAGAVVIPSIGAAKHARKVASWGADAMIVQGGEGGGHTGPVATTLLLPSVLDAVQGSGIPVIAAGGFFDGRGLAAALSYGAAGVAMGTRFLLTSDSTVPDAVKRRYLESALDGTVVTTRVDGMPHRVLRTGLVEKLENGTPIRGLTAAVRNAAKFKHMSQMTWRAMISDGLAMRHGKELTWSQVVMAANTPMLLKAGLVDGNTEAGVLASGQVAGILEDLPSCAELIESIVRDAIEHLQAASGLVEGP comes from the coding sequence ATGAGATTGCGCACGCCGCTGACCGAGCTGGTCGGCGTCGAGCACCCGGTGGTCCAGACCGGGATGGGCTGGGTGGCCGGTGCCCGGCTGGTGTCCGCCACGGCGAACGCCGGCGGGCTGGGCATCCTGGCCTCGGCCACCATGACGCTGGACGAATTGGCCACGGCCATCGCGAAGGTCAAGGCGTCGACCGACAAGCCGTTCGGCGTGAACATCCGCGCCGACGCCGCCGACGCCGGCGACCGCGTCGACCTGATGATCCGCGAAGGCGTCAAGGTGGCCTCCTTCGCCCTGGCGCCCAAGCAGGAACTCATCGCACGCCTGAAAGACGCCGGCGCCGTGGTGATTCCGTCGATCGGCGCGGCCAAGCACGCCCGCAAGGTGGCCAGCTGGGGCGCCGACGCGATGATCGTGCAGGGCGGCGAGGGCGGTGGGCACACCGGCCCGGTCGCCACGACCTTGCTGCTGCCGTCGGTGCTGGACGCCGTGCAGGGCAGCGGGATTCCGGTGATCGCGGCCGGTGGATTCTTCGACGGGCGCGGCCTGGCGGCCGCGCTGAGCTACGGCGCCGCGGGCGTCGCGATGGGCACCCGCTTCCTGCTGACCTCGGATTCGACTGTGCCGGATGCGGTGAAACGCCGTTACCTGGAGTCCGCGCTGGACGGCACCGTCGTCACCACCCGGGTGGACGGCATGCCGCACCGGGTGCTGCGCACCGGCCTGGTCGAGAAGCTGGAAAACGGCACGCCGATCAGGGGCCTGACCGCCGCCGTGCGCAACGCCGCCAAGTTCAAGCACATGTCGCAGATGACCTGGCGGGCGATGATCAGCGACGGCCTGGCCATGCGCCACGGCAAGGAGCTGACCTGGTCGCAGGTGGTGATGGCAGCCAATACCCCGATGCTGTTGAAAGCCGGCCTGGTCGACGGGAACACCGAGGCCGGCGTGCTGGCTTCCGGACAGGTGGCCGGCATCCTCGAAGACCTGCCGTCGTGCGCCGAACTGATCGAATCGATCGTGCGCGACGCGATCGAGCACCTGCAAGCGGCATCCGGGCTGGTCGAAGGGCCGTAA
- a CDS encoding SatD family protein produces the protein MVRLKQYTSPRATLIGDVVGSRRATDRAKLHRALASALRNIAADATDPPAFTVGDEFQGSYPTVGAAIDAALSLRLAVGPEVDVRFGIGWGTVTVLDADAGIQDGPGWWTAREAIQQTAAAQQQPGFALVRTTFRADGDTRDDVAAVNAALICRDHLLGSLDERSLRIVTGLMTGRTKKELAADEGISPSAISQRAGRDGLDLIVLASQYLRSLP, from the coding sequence ATGGTCCGGTTGAAGCAATACACTTCACCGCGAGCGACCCTCATCGGCGACGTCGTGGGCTCCAGGCGCGCCACCGACCGCGCGAAGCTGCACCGGGCCCTGGCGAGCGCCCTGCGGAACATCGCCGCCGACGCCACCGATCCCCCGGCGTTCACCGTTGGCGACGAGTTTCAGGGCAGCTACCCGACCGTGGGGGCCGCGATCGATGCCGCCCTGTCGCTGCGGCTGGCCGTCGGTCCCGAGGTCGACGTCCGGTTCGGCATCGGCTGGGGCACGGTCACCGTCCTGGACGCCGACGCGGGAATCCAGGACGGGCCGGGCTGGTGGACGGCGCGAGAGGCCATCCAGCAGACCGCGGCGGCTCAGCAACAGCCGGGCTTTGCGCTGGTGCGCACGACGTTCCGGGCCGACGGCGACACACGCGACGACGTCGCCGCGGTCAACGCTGCCCTGATTTGTCGGGACCATCTGCTTGGATCGCTCGATGAGAGGTCGTTGCGGATTGTGACGGGGTTGATGACAGGCCGGACCAAAAAAGAGCTCGCCGCCGACGAGGGCATCAGCCCGTCGGCGATATCGCAGCGGGCCGGCCGCGATGGCTTGGACCTGATAGTCCTTGCCAGCCAATACCTTCGGAGCCTGCCGTGA
- a CDS encoding endonuclease domain-containing protein — protein MTELFLGSEALAAKVMPERAMRSLYEPVYPGVYCPGGIALTARERAQAAWLWSRRKGVVAGNSAAALLGAKWVSPPLDAELVHVNRHAPAGIVVHSETLLRGEVVEVDGMLVISPARTAFDVGRWTSSRLFAVQRLDALANVTDVKVTDIEAVMAEHRGMRGLVRLKAVLPLVDSGAEPPQETRTRLVLIAAGLPVPQTQIRVCDDYGDFIARIDMGYRELRVGIEYDGPQHWTDAGQRDRDIDRYTALADLGWTIIRVSSDLLRYRQGTFIARVVAAMRAAGWRP, from the coding sequence ATGACCGAACTCTTCCTGGGCAGTGAGGCCTTGGCGGCAAAAGTGATGCCGGAGCGGGCAATGCGCTCCCTCTACGAGCCTGTCTACCCAGGCGTCTACTGCCCGGGCGGCATCGCGCTGACGGCGCGCGAACGCGCGCAGGCGGCATGGCTTTGGTCGCGGCGCAAGGGCGTCGTCGCGGGAAACTCGGCGGCCGCACTGCTCGGGGCGAAGTGGGTCAGCCCGCCGCTCGATGCTGAGCTGGTACACGTCAATCGGCACGCACCTGCCGGCATTGTCGTGCACAGTGAGACACTGCTCCGCGGTGAGGTCGTCGAAGTCGACGGCATGCTGGTGATCAGTCCGGCACGTACGGCTTTCGATGTTGGACGGTGGACATCGTCGCGGCTGTTTGCGGTGCAGCGGCTCGACGCGCTGGCGAACGTAACCGACGTCAAAGTCACCGACATCGAAGCCGTGATGGCCGAGCATCGCGGCATGCGCGGTCTGGTTCGGCTCAAAGCCGTGTTGCCGCTCGTGGACAGCGGAGCAGAGCCTCCGCAGGAGACCCGCACCCGGCTGGTGTTGATCGCCGCGGGTTTGCCTGTGCCACAGACACAGATCCGAGTGTGCGATGACTATGGCGACTTCATTGCGCGCATCGACATGGGGTACCGGGAGCTGCGGGTCGGCATCGAGTACGACGGGCCACAGCACTGGACGGACGCCGGGCAGCGCGATCGCGACATCGACCGGTACACCGCATTGGCCGACTTGGGCTGGACGATCATCCGGGTTAGCAGCGACCTTCTCCGCTATCGGCAGGGTACCTTTATTGCCCGTGTCGTCGCCGCGATGCGCGCCGCGGGATGGCGTCCTTGA